One Defluviitoga tunisiensis genomic window carries:
- a CDS encoding PstC family ABC transporter permease, with the protein MNWRDVKDGVNKTVIFLFAFVGILVVVGLFVFIIKESIPALTQVGKEIFFSIYWYPTYDPPEFGMLAMIIGSLILTGLSSLFVLPLGYIISFFLYNYANTFERKIIKSTIDLLSGIPSVIIGTFLFFYVSPIVMKLGAWSPGNLLTASIGLTILSLPYAASLMEESLSSVDQSLKESALALGASKFTAGFKIVTKDASSGILNSIILTVNRIIGETIVVLMVAGGAAIIPKSIFDPVRPLTAAIASEMGEVSVGSLHYSALFTAGLILLTISFILTLISKTVIGGKTK; encoded by the coding sequence ATGAATTGGAGAGATGTTAAAGACGGGGTTAATAAAACTGTCATCTTTTTATTCGCTTTTGTTGGAATATTGGTTGTAGTTGGTTTGTTCGTTTTCATTATTAAAGAATCTATTCCTGCATTAACGCAGGTCGGTAAAGAAATATTTTTTAGTATTTACTGGTATCCTACATATGACCCACCAGAATTTGGAATGCTAGCTATGATAATAGGATCACTAATATTAACCGGTTTATCATCGCTATTTGTCCTGCCTCTTGGTTATATTATTTCTTTCTTCTTATACAATTACGCAAACACATTTGAAAGAAAAATAATAAAATCTACAATTGATTTGTTATCTGGAATACCATCTGTTATTATTGGTACATTTTTATTTTTTTACGTTTCACCAATAGTAATGAAGTTAGGAGCATGGTCTCCTGGCAATTTGCTTACCGCATCAATTGGTTTAACAATATTATCATTACCTTATGCAGCTTCATTAATGGAAGAATCCCTGTCTTCTGTAGATCAAAGCTTAAAAGAAAGCGCTTTAGCCCTAGGTGCTAGTAAATTCACAGCTGGATTTAAAATAGTTACTAAAGATGCATCGTCTGGAATTCTAAATTCAATCATTTTAACTGTTAATAGAATAATTGGGGAAACAATAGTTGTGTTAATGGTAGCTGGTGGTGCCGCTATTATACCTAAATCAATCTTTGATCCAGTCAGACCTTTAACTGCTGCCATAGCTAGTGAAATGGGAGAAGTATCTGTTGGAAGTTTACATTATTCAGCTTTATTCACTGCAGGTCTAATCTTATTAACAATTTCTTTTATTCTTACTTTAATTTCAAAAACAGTTATAGGGGGTAAAACAAAATGA